From a region of the Methanolobus tindarius DSM 2278 genome:
- a CDS encoding 50S ribosomal protein L30, whose amino-acid sequence MYALIRIRGDVNVRGNIKDTLKMLRLHKVNHCVLLADNPHNAGMIQKVKDYVAFGEISADSLAEVLANRGRLEGDERLTDEYVAENTDYDSIKSFAQSVCDGNATLKDVPKLKPVFRLHPPRKGHAGIKRTVQQGGVLGNHGEDINKLLRKMR is encoded by the coding sequence ATGTACGCTTTGATCAGGATACGTGGTGACGTTAATGTCAGAGGCAACATTAAGGATACTCTTAAAATGCTTCGTCTGCACAAGGTAAACCACTGTGTTCTCCTTGCTGATAATCCTCACAACGCAGGAATGATCCAGAAGGTAAAGGACTACGTGGCATTTGGTGAAATCAGCGCGGATTCACTCGCAGAAGTACTTGCAAATCGTGGAAGACTTGAGGGTGACGAAAGACTTACCGATGAGTATGTGGCAGAAAATACTGACTACGACTCAATCAAGTCATTTGCACAGTCAGTTTGCGATGGCAATGCAACTCTTAAAGATGTTCCAAAACTGAAACCTGTATTCAGGCTACATCCACCAAGGAAAGGTCACGCAGGTATCAAGAGAACAGTTCAGCAGGGTGGAGTACTTGGTAACCATGGTGAAGACATCAACAAACTGTTGAGGAAGATGAGGTAA
- a CDS encoding RNA-guided pseudouridylation complex pseudouridine synthase subunit Cbf5, whose amino-acid sequence MSKYILPSEQKRELLHKAEATTSSLYGCSPYDRPIEKYIEMGVVNLDKPVGPTSHEVTAWVKDILELNKAGHSGSLDPIVTGVLPIMLGKATKTVAALRLSGKEYICLMTLHENVPEKKVRKVCAQFTGPIFQMPPIISAVKRAVRVRKIYYLEVLDVKEKSVLMRVGCEAGTYMRKLCHDIGVALGCGAHMQELRRTKTGPFREDTLVTLQELKDAYVFWQEDCDESLLRKVVRPMEEGLSHLPRVVIRDSAIEAICCGAAIAVPGILSLDSNIEKDDAICLFSLKGEAVALCKSLMNSEEMLQNEHGIVATTERVIMDAGTYAQGWHSKPAKT is encoded by the coding sequence ATGAGTAAATATATTCTTCCTTCTGAACAAAAACGAGAGTTATTACACAAAGCGGAAGCTACGACCAGTTCTCTATATGGTTGTTCGCCATATGATCGTCCAATAGAAAAATACATAGAAATGGGCGTTGTAAATCTTGACAAGCCTGTAGGTCCTACAAGTCACGAGGTAACTGCATGGGTCAAGGATATCTTGGAGTTAAACAAGGCTGGTCATTCTGGTTCTCTGGATCCTATTGTGACAGGTGTACTTCCTATTATGCTTGGCAAAGCAACTAAAACAGTTGCAGCATTGCGTCTGTCAGGGAAGGAATACATATGTTTGATGACATTGCATGAGAATGTTCCTGAAAAAAAGGTGCGTAAGGTATGTGCTCAGTTTACTGGTCCAATTTTCCAGATGCCTCCTATAATATCTGCAGTAAAACGTGCTGTGCGTGTAAGGAAGATATACTATCTGGAAGTTCTGGATGTAAAAGAGAAATCTGTGCTTATGCGTGTTGGTTGTGAGGCAGGAACCTATATGCGCAAACTTTGTCATGATATTGGCGTTGCACTTGGCTGTGGAGCTCACATGCAGGAGCTACGCAGGACAAAGACTGGTCCTTTCAGAGAAGACACTCTTGTAACGCTTCAGGAATTAAAGGATGCTTACGTTTTTTGGCAGGAAGATTGTGATGAGTCTTTACTGCGTAAAGTTGTCAGGCCTATGGAAGAGGGGTTATCACATCTTCCTCGTGTTGTTATTCGCGATAGTGCAATCGAGGCAATATGCTGTGGTGCGGCAATTGCGGTACCTGGTATCCTAAGTCTTGATAGTAATATTGAAAAAGATGATGCTATTTGTCTCTTTAGTTTAAAAGGAGAGGCTGTGGCTTTGTGCAAATCTCTTATGAATTCTGAAGAAATGCTTCAGAATGAGCACGGAATCGTGGCTACAACCGAAAGAGTAATAATGGATGCTGGCACTTATGCGCAAGGCTGGCACAGCAAGCCGGCAAAAACATAA
- the secY gene encoding preprotein translocase subunit SecY — translation MSLKDSLEPIFNKLPAVASPEGHVHFKNKLMWTLGILVLYFALANVPLFGLSADSIDLFESYRAFFAGASGSLMLLGIGPIVTASIVLQLLVGADVIKLDMSNPSDQAFFQGAQKFMVFVMIVLEALPQIAGGYIQPDAALAATLGVNTGVITFIIFIQICIGGVLVLFMDEVVSKWGIGSGVGLFIVAGVSQQIVTGLFNWTSDTSGLPTGFFPKWIYILQNVEADFLFSGDGIMFMLVSGGILALVSTVVIFLLVVYVESTRIEIPLAHSAVRGARGKFPVKLIYASVLPMILVRALQANIQMVGLLLSSKGITFLGEFSGSTPINGLMYYLAPIHSPYDWIPSLVRESFTSYGAPVPAAWQIILHVFVDATFLIAGGIVFALFWIETTGMGAKPTAKKIFNSGMQIPGFRRNIGSIEKVMIRYIPKVTVIGGAFIGFLTLVASLLGTLGGAGGTGLLLTVSIVYRLYEDIASEQMMEMHPMVRSFFGQE, via the coding sequence ATGAGTCTAAAGGATAGTTTGGAACCAATTTTTAATAAATTGCCTGCGGTTGCAAGTCCAGAGGGGCATGTCCATTTCAAAAATAAATTAATGTGGACACTTGGCATTCTTGTGCTCTATTTTGCACTTGCAAATGTACCGCTGTTTGGATTGTCAGCGGATTCGATTGATCTTTTCGAATCCTATAGAGCGTTTTTTGCCGGAGCTTCGGGTTCTCTGATGCTTCTGGGTATAGGTCCTATTGTCACCGCATCCATCGTCCTTCAGCTTTTGGTTGGCGCAGATGTCATTAAACTTGACATGTCCAATCCATCTGACCAGGCATTCTTTCAGGGTGCACAGAAGTTTATGGTCTTTGTAATGATAGTATTAGAGGCTCTGCCACAGATAGCAGGTGGTTACATACAGCCCGATGCCGCTCTTGCAGCTACATTAGGTGTCAATACCGGAGTTATCACATTTATCATCTTTATACAGATATGCATTGGTGGTGTACTGGTACTCTTCATGGATGAAGTAGTTTCAAAATGGGGAATCGGTTCAGGTGTAGGTCTTTTCATTGTAGCTGGGGTATCTCAACAGATTGTTACCGGTCTGTTTAACTGGACCTCAGATACAAGTGGTCTTCCAACAGGTTTCTTCCCTAAATGGATATACATATTGCAGAATGTGGAAGCAGATTTCCTCTTCTCTGGCGATGGAATTATGTTCATGCTGGTGAGCGGTGGAATACTTGCTCTTGTAAGTACGGTAGTGATCTTCCTTCTTGTAGTATATGTTGAAAGTACACGTATCGAAATTCCTCTGGCACACAGTGCAGTAAGAGGTGCAAGAGGTAAATTCCCTGTAAAACTTATTTATGCTTCAGTTCTTCCAATGATTCTTGTAAGGGCATTACAGGCAAATATCCAAATGGTAGGTTTGCTTCTCAGCAGTAAAGGTATTACATTCCTTGGTGAGTTCAGTGGTTCAACTCCTATCAATGGTCTTATGTACTATCTTGCTCCAATTCACAGCCCGTATGATTGGATACCTTCTTTGGTGAGGGAATCTTTTACCAGCTATGGTGCTCCTGTGCCTGCAGCATGGCAGATCATTTTACATGTATTTGTAGATGCAACGTTCCTTATAGCAGGAGGTATTGTATTTGCATTGTTCTGGATTGAAACTACTGGAATGGGTGCAAAACCAACAGCTAAGAAGATCTTTAATTCCGGAATGCAGATTCCAGGTTTCAGAAGAAATATCGGAAGTATTGAAAAGGTTATGATCAGATACATACCAAAAGTAACCGTTATTGGCGGTGCCTTTATTGGTTTCCTGACACTGGTTGCAAGTTTACTTGGTACACTTGGAGGTGCGGGTGGTACTGGTCTCCTGTTGACGGTAAGTATCGTGTATCGTCTCTATGAAGATATAGCATCCGAACAGATGATGGAAATGCATCCGATGGTAAGATCCTTCTTCGGACAGGAATAA
- a CDS encoding 30S ribosomal protein S14, with product MVQTTKSFGRGASECKRCGRKQGLIRKYGIYLCRHCFREVAHDMGFEKYT from the coding sequence ATGGTACAAACCACAAAGAGCTTTGGAAGAGGAGCAAGTGAATGCAAGAGATGTGGAAGAAAACAGGGTCTTATAAGGAAATATGGCATTTACCTTTGCAGACACTGCTTCCGTGAAGTTGCCCACGATATGGGATTTGAAAAGTATACGTGA
- the rplX gene encoding 50S ribosomal protein L24 encodes MVSNQPRKQRKARYTAPLHIKQKYMGALLSKDLREKYGSRSANVIVGDTVKLMRGDHAGTTGKVEAISLKHGTIVVEGVTVSKADGTEVARPVYPSNVMITNLELKDKHREEVISNR; translated from the coding sequence ATGGTATCAAATCAGCCAAGAAAACAGAGGAAAGCAAGATATACAGCTCCTCTGCACATCAAGCAGAAGTATATGGGTGCTCTCCTGTCAAAGGATCTCCGTGAAAAGTATGGATCCCGCAGTGCCAACGTTATCGTTGGTGACACAGTAAAACTTATGCGCGGCGACCATGCAGGGACAACCGGAAAGGTTGAAGCAATTTCCCTTAAACACGGTACCATCGTTGTTGAAGGTGTAACAGTTTCAAAAGCAGATGGAACTGAGGTTGCAAGACCGGTGTACCCTTCAAATGTGATGATCACAAACCTTGAATTGAAGGATAAACACAGAGAAGAAGTTATCAGTAACAGGTGA
- a CDS encoding DUF106 domain-containing protein, producing the protein MVTEQFKKKLDQFLLAFGLSLMLGIMILGQDFRDSLGTAMSVIMDPVVVILGADNLHIVLFIMASITALYASLIQKYTIDWDLMRNTQEKMRVFQKEFREAQLSNNTALMKKMEEERKSMMEDQMEMSKQQFKPMAYISIISLPLFMWAYHYIKGHGAASLVFPFWGEQILTDPVFGPFQHWIFWYFIASLAVSQLIRKALDVGGV; encoded by the coding sequence TTGGTTACAGAACAATTTAAGAAAAAGCTCGATCAGTTTCTCCTGGCTTTTGGACTATCCCTTATGCTGGGTATAATGATACTTGGTCAGGATTTCAGGGACTCTCTTGGAACAGCAATGAGTGTTATTATGGATCCTGTGGTGGTTATCCTGGGAGCTGATAACCTTCATATTGTTCTGTTCATAATGGCATCCATAACTGCTCTTTATGCCTCCCTCATTCAAAAATATACAATAGACTGGGATCTTATGCGAAACACCCAGGAAAAGATGAGGGTATTTCAGAAAGAGTTCAGGGAAGCTCAGCTTTCCAATAATACTGCTCTTATGAAGAAGATGGAAGAAGAGCGTAAGTCAATGATGGAAGATCAAATGGAGATGTCAAAACAGCAGTTTAAACCCATGGCATATATAAGTATTATTTCTCTTCCTTTGTTCATGTGGGCTTACCACTATATCAAAGGTCATGGTGCTGCTTCACTTGTATTTCCATTTTGGGGAGAACAAATTCTCACAGATCCTGTATTTGGTCCTTTCCAGCATTGGATCTTCTGGTATTTCATCGCATCTCTGGCAGTAAGCCAGTTGATTAGAAAGGCTCTGGATGTCGGTGGCGTCTGA
- a CDS encoding 30S ribosomal protein S5, translated as MAYEYEEEWVPQTRLGKLVQEGQITSMDEVIDSGLPVRESQIIDILLPDLEDEVLDINMVQRMTDSGRRVKFRATVIVGNGNGFVGLGQAKDVQVGPAIRKAISNAKINIIKVKRGCGSWECACGLEHTVPSQVRGKAGSVLVELKPAPRGLGLAAGDTARKVLEKAGIKDVWTRTEGTTRTTLNFAKATFNALENTGVVRMPANHGKKEA; from the coding sequence ATGGCATATGAATATGAAGAAGAATGGGTTCCACAAACAAGACTTGGAAAACTCGTTCAAGAAGGGCAGATCACTTCCATGGACGAGGTAATCGATTCAGGTCTTCCTGTAAGGGAATCCCAGATTATCGATATCCTTTTACCGGATCTTGAGGACGAGGTTCTGGATATCAACATGGTTCAGAGGATGACTGACTCCGGACGTCGTGTAAAGTTCAGAGCAACTGTTATTGTTGGTAATGGAAACGGCTTTGTCGGTCTTGGACAGGCAAAGGATGTTCAGGTCGGACCTGCTATCAGGAAGGCTATCAGCAATGCAAAGATCAACATTATCAAGGTAAAGCGTGGGTGCGGTTCATGGGAATGCGCATGCGGTCTTGAGCACACAGTTCCTTCACAGGTTCGTGGAAAAGCCGGCAGTGTTCTGGTAGAGCTTAAACCAGCACCACGTGGACTTGGTCTTGCTGCAGGAGACACTGCAAGAAAAGTACTTGAAAAGGCAGGCATTAAAGATGTCTGGACAAGGACCGAAGGTACCACCAGGACAACCCTGAACTTTGCAAAAGCTACATTTAATGCACTGGAAAATACAGGTGTTGTAAGAATGCCTGCAAACCATGGCAAGAAGGAGGCTTAA
- a CDS encoding 50S ribosomal protein L18, with amino-acid sequence MATGPKYKVAFRRRREGRTDYHQRLRLLLSKEDRVVVRKSSRHMQVQLVAPKPEGDVTLSTAISTELKKYGYDAPTGNTTAAYLTGLLFGYKALSEGYDYGVLDIGLQASSSGSRVYATLKGIVDAGFEIPHDSSVLPSDERVRGEHVAEYMEGSNLPELFDAVKEKISAEFN; translated from the coding sequence ATGGCAACAGGACCCAAATATAAAGTCGCATTCAGGCGACGAAGAGAAGGGCGTACTGATTACCACCAGAGACTCAGGTTACTTCTTTCAAAGGAAGACCGTGTGGTAGTACGCAAGAGTTCAAGGCACATGCAGGTCCAGCTTGTAGCTCCAAAACCTGAAGGAGATGTAACTCTTTCAACTGCAATTTCAACAGAACTTAAAAAGTATGGATATGATGCTCCAACAGGAAACACAACAGCAGCATATCTGACAGGACTGTTATTCGGTTACAAGGCACTGAGTGAAGGATATGATTACGGCGTTCTTGATATAGGACTCCAGGCATCATCTTCTGGATCACGTGTGTATGCAACCTTGAAAGGCATCGTAGATGCAGGATTCGAGATTCCTCATGACTCATCTGTACTTCCTTCAGATGAGAGAGTAAGAGGAGAACACGTAGCAGAGTACATGGAAGGCTCAAATCTGCCTGAACTGTTTGATGCAGTTAAGGAAAAGATCTCTGCAGAGTTCAATTAG
- a CDS encoding 50S ribosomal protein L32e, whose product MDDKVKRLFKVRKIQKHKKPQFKRTESHKYKRLDDNWRRPRGLQGKQRKGIKAKGAVAQVGYGSPVAVKGLHPSGYAEVLVCTISQLDDINAEAEAVRISAKVGGRKKALIEAKAAELSIKVLNPTRGE is encoded by the coding sequence ATGGATGATAAAGTTAAACGCCTTTTTAAGGTAAGGAAAATCCAGAAACACAAGAAACCTCAGTTCAAGAGAACCGAGAGTCACAAGTACAAGCGTCTGGATGACAACTGGAGGCGTCCAAGAGGTCTTCAGGGCAAACAGCGCAAGGGCATTAAGGCAAAGGGCGCTGTCGCACAGGTAGGCTACGGAAGTCCCGTCGCTGTTAAGGGTTTACACCCATCTGGATATGCAGAAGTTCTTGTCTGTACGATTTCACAGCTTGACGATATCAACGCAGAAGCAGAAGCTGTCAGGATATCTGCAAAAGTTGGTGGAAGAAAGAAGGCACTCATAGAGGCAAAGGCTGCAGAGCTTTCCATAAAGGTCCTCAACCCAACAAGAGGTGAGTAA
- a CDS encoding 50S ribosomal protein L5, translating to MRTPVVEKVVVHMGVGESGQHLVDAEGILGEITGQTVIRTYSKRTLPAFGIKKNEPIGCKVTLRSDSAEEFLKTALNIVESKLRSSQFDKYGNVAFGIEEHTDFPGMKYDPQIGIFGMDINVVVNRPGYRISKRRIVKRKIPSSHRITKEDTIAFFKDKYSVEVI from the coding sequence ATGAGAACACCTGTAGTTGAAAAGGTAGTTGTTCACATGGGTGTCGGAGAAAGTGGTCAGCACCTTGTAGATGCTGAAGGCATTCTCGGTGAGATTACCGGACAGACAGTTATCAGGACTTATTCAAAGAGAACTCTTCCAGCATTTGGTATCAAGAAAAATGAACCAATTGGATGTAAGGTCACACTCAGGTCTGACAGTGCAGAAGAGTTCCTTAAAACAGCACTTAATATTGTAGAGAGCAAACTTAGATCATCCCAGTTCGACAAATACGGAAACGTTGCTTTTGGTATTGAAGAACACACTGACTTCCCTGGAATGAAGTATGACCCGCAAATAGGTATCTTTGGAATGGATATCAATGTTGTTGTAAACCGTCCAGGTTACAGGATCAGCAAGAGAAGGATAGTCAAGAGGAAGATCCCATCATCTCACAGAATTACAAAAGAGGATACAATTGCTTTCTTCAAAGACAAATACTCCGTGGAGGTAATTTAA
- a CDS encoding 50S ribosomal protein L6: MAKEIKKTIEIPEGVTVTMQGKLLSVTGPKGKIERDFWYPGIKIEVAGSEIIVDSTVLKKTQKAMVGTFASHITNMMKGVTEGFEYRMKVVYSHFPMQLKVEGDKLMIGNFLGEKKARSAKILGDTKVKASGDEVIVTGYNKEDVGQTAANIEQTTRIKRFDPRVFQDGIYTVEKIV, encoded by the coding sequence ATGGCAAAAGAAATAAAGAAAACAATCGAGATCCCTGAAGGCGTGACCGTCACAATGCAGGGTAAGCTCCTGTCAGTCACTGGTCCAAAAGGCAAGATTGAGAGGGACTTCTGGTACCCTGGTATTAAGATCGAGGTTGCAGGTTCAGAGATCATTGTAGATTCAACAGTCTTGAAAAAGACTCAGAAAGCAATGGTCGGTACCTTTGCATCCCATATCACAAATATGATGAAAGGTGTCACCGAGGGATTCGAATATCGCATGAAGGTCGTTTACTCTCACTTCCCTATGCAGCTTAAGGTTGAAGGGGACAAGTTGATGATTGGCAATTTCCTTGGAGAGAAAAAAGCAAGATCTGCAAAGATTCTTGGAGATACCAAGGTAAAGGCATCAGGTGACGAGGTCATTGTCACAGGTTACAACAAGGAAGATGTCGGGCAGACAGCTGCTAACATCGAGCAGACCACAAGGATAAAGAGATTCGACCCTCGCGTATTCCAGGACGGAATATACACTGTGGAGAAGATAGTGTAG
- a CDS encoding adenylate kinase — MNIALFGPPGAGKGTQAKELSKKYSIPHISTGDILRANVRDGTELGLKAKQYMDKGELVPDEVLIGLIRNRLTGSDCETGYLLDGYPRTIPQADALTDILKEISKPLDAVINIEVSDDELVKRLSGRRSCACGESYHVMFNPPEKDGICNACGADLYQRDDDKEEVIRQRLAVYNEKTKPLINYYDDAGILVNIDGTGVVDAVFADICKVMNQFK; from the coding sequence ATGAATATTGCGTTATTTGGCCCACCGGGTGCCGGCAAAGGCACCCAGGCAAAAGAATTATCAAAAAAGTATAGTATTCCTCACATTTCAACGGGTGACATTTTAAGAGCAAATGTCCGTGATGGAACTGAACTCGGATTAAAAGCAAAACAGTATATGGACAAAGGCGAGCTTGTACCTGATGAGGTTCTTATAGGTCTTATCAGAAACAGGCTAACTGGGTCTGACTGTGAGACGGGTTACCTTCTTGATGGTTATCCAAGAACTATCCCACAGGCTGATGCACTGACTGATATACTCAAAGAGATCAGCAAACCTCTTGATGCAGTAATTAACATTGAAGTAAGCGATGATGAGCTTGTAAAAAGGCTTAGTGGACGTCGCAGTTGTGCATGTGGTGAGAGCTATCATGTTATGTTCAATCCTCCGGAAAAGGATGGTATTTGCAATGCATGCGGTGCTGATCTTTATCAGAGGGATGATGATAAAGAAGAGGTCATACGCCAGAGACTTGCTGTTTACAATGAAAAGACAAAACCTCTCATAAACTATTATGATGATGCAGGTATTCTTGTCAATATAGATGGTACCGGTGTAGTAGATGCTGTATTTGCAGATATCTGCAAGGTAATGAACCAATTCAAATAA
- a CDS encoding 30S ribosomal protein S8 has translation MVLLDPLADALSTIKNAEAIGKDSCIIKPASKLIGTVLKVMQDRGYVGEFEFIEDGKAGVYKVELIGRINKCGAIKPRYSVGAADFERWEKQFLPAKNFGTLILTTSNGVISQYEARENNVGGQLIAYVY, from the coding sequence ATGGTATTATTAGATCCACTCGCTGATGCTTTGTCTACAATTAAGAACGCAGAAGCAATTGGTAAGGATTCCTGTATCATTAAACCCGCATCCAAACTCATAGGCACTGTACTCAAAGTAATGCAGGACCGTGGCTATGTAGGCGAATTCGAATTTATCGAAGACGGTAAGGCGGGTGTTTACAAGGTAGAACTCATTGGTAGGATCAACAAGTGTGGTGCTATCAAACCACGTTATTCAGTAGGTGCTGCAGACTTTGAGAGATGGGAAAAACAGTTCCTTCCTGCAAAGAACTTCGGAACATTGATACTGACTACATCAAATGGTGTAATATCACAGTACGAGGCACGTGAGAATAACGTCGGTGGACAGTTAATTGCATATGTGTACTGA
- a CDS encoding 30S ribosomal protein S4e — translation MGKHQKRISVPNSWQISKKSNKWITATRPGPHNKQQSIPLGVVLRDMLGIVDTRAEAKRVLSEGNVLVDGVVRKDLRFPVGLLDVITIPLENVAYRVLLDRKGRLEVHKLADMNANKLCRINGKTIVKGGAVQLNLNDGTNLIGSNDYKPKDSLILTMPGKEIVKHIKYEVGNLAMIVGGRHTGEIGTIKEINTVRSSRHNTVSISGEYDFETIEDFVVVIGENEPEIKLGGEVVE, via the coding sequence GTGGGCAAACATCAGAAAAGAATATCTGTCCCAAACAGCTGGCAGATATCAAAGAAATCCAACAAATGGATCACAGCAACAAGACCCGGTCCACATAACAAGCAGCAGAGTATTCCTCTTGGTGTAGTCCTTAGGGATATGCTGGGTATTGTAGACACCCGTGCAGAGGCAAAGCGCGTTCTTTCAGAAGGCAATGTGCTCGTTGATGGTGTTGTAAGAAAGGATCTCAGGTTCCCTGTAGGTCTTTTAGATGTAATTACAATTCCTCTTGAGAATGTTGCATATCGTGTGCTGCTGGACCGCAAGGGAAGACTTGAAGTTCATAAGCTGGCAGATATGAATGCAAACAAGCTTTGCAGGATTAACGGCAAGACTATAGTTAAAGGTGGGGCAGTACAGCTTAACCTCAATGACGGTACAAACCTCATTGGTTCTAACGATTATAAACCAAAGGATTCACTTATTCTTACAATGCCTGGCAAGGAAATTGTCAAGCACATAAAGTACGAAGTGGGTAACCTTGCTATGATTGTTGGTGGTAGACACACCGGCGAGATCGGAACCATCAAAGAAATCAACACAGTAAGAAGTTCCAGACACAACACTGTCTCTATTTCAGGTGAATATGATTTTGAGACCATCGAAGACTTCGTTGTTGTTATTGGTGAGAATGAACCTGAGATCAAACTAGGTGGTGAGGTAGTTGAGTAA
- the cmk gene encoding (d)CMP kinase yields MLLTISGLPGSGTTTVSRLLSEKYGLEMISAGEVFRSLAKEYGMTLAEFGELAESDDSIDLKIDARQKEIANTRDNVILEGRLAGHMAEKALKIWIKASVDVRVERIVGREGSSFDDKLAETIEREASEAIRYKSIYDINIDDLSAYDLVIDSQKWNQFQITNIVSIAIDNYSDI; encoded by the coding sequence GTGTTACTGACTATAAGCGGTCTTCCGGGAAGTGGGACTACCACTGTATCCCGTTTACTTTCTGAGAAGTATGGACTTGAAATGATTTCAGCTGGCGAAGTCTTTCGCTCCCTTGCAAAAGAGTATGGGATGACATTAGCTGAATTCGGTGAACTTGCTGAATCTGATGACAGCATCGATCTGAAAATAGATGCACGCCAGAAGGAGATTGCCAACACCCGTGACAACGTTATTCTTGAAGGACGTCTTGCTGGTCATATGGCTGAAAAAGCACTCAAGATCTGGATCAAAGCTTCGGTAGATGTCCGTGTGGAAAGGATTGTTGGCAGGGAAGGTAGTTCTTTTGACGATAAATTAGCTGAAACTATTGAACGTGAAGCATCAGAAGCTATCAGGTACAAATCAATCTATGATATAAACATTGATGACCTTTCTGCTTATGATCTTGTGATAGATTCCCAAAAATGGAATCAGTTTCAGATCACAAACATTGTTTCCATTGCTATTGACAATTATTCAGACATTTGA
- a CDS encoding uL15m family ribosomal protein — translation MTSKKTNTKKFRGSRTCGGGTTKNRRGAGNRGGRGRSGENKHHFSRAVLLGYCRGHQRGFTRPLKVLNDASIVNVGELDELADQLVEDGFAELQDGTYVIDLAVLDIDKVLGSGKVSKKLAITAAEFSASAKEKIEGAGGSCTEIEE, via the coding sequence ATGACATCAAAGAAAACCAACACAAAGAAGTTCAGAGGTTCACGCACATGTGGTGGCGGAACAACCAAGAACAGACGTGGTGCAGGTAACCGTGGTGGTAGAGGTAGAAGTGGTGAGAATAAACATCATTTCTCCCGTGCAGTACTGCTCGGATACTGCCGTGGACACCAGAGAGGTTTTACACGTCCGTTGAAGGTATTGAACGATGCTTCAATTGTAAACGTCGGTGAACTTGATGAGCTTGCAGATCAGCTTGTTGAAGATGGTTTTGCAGAACTTCAGGATGGCACATACGTCATCGACCTTGCAGTTCTTGATATCGACAAAGTTCTCGGTTCAGGCAAGGTATCAAAGAAGCTTGCCATTACTGCAGCTGAATTCTCAGCCAGTGCTAAAGAAAAGATAGAAGGTGCAGGTGGATCTTGCACTGAGATAGAAGAGTAA
- a CDS encoding 50S ribosomal protein L19e produces the protein MTDLSNQKRIAAAVMDCGVNRVWLDPEAAEDIAVAITRADIRELIEAGSIKAVQVKGVSRGRARVRDAKRKYGHRKGHGKRKGKKGARNPRKEQWMKKIRALRKELKQMREDGSLDRSTYCKVYRKAKGGEYRSVAHLKAHLESEKLIKHEE, from the coding sequence ATGACCGATCTGTCAAATCAGAAGAGGATTGCTGCGGCAGTTATGGACTGTGGTGTCAACAGAGTATGGCTTGATCCTGAAGCAGCTGAGGATATTGCAGTAGCTATAACAAGGGCTGACATCCGTGAGCTCATTGAAGCAGGCAGTATTAAAGCAGTTCAGGTTAAAGGTGTAAGCCGTGGACGTGCAAGAGTAAGAGATGCAAAGCGCAAGTACGGTCACCGTAAAGGACACGGTAAGAGGAAAGGTAAAAAGGGCGCACGTAATCCTCGCAAGGAGCAGTGGATGAAGAAGATCCGTGCTCTTAGAAAGGAACTGAAACAGATGCGTGAAGATGGCTCATTGGATAGGTCAACCTATTGTAAGGTTTACCGTAAGGCTAAGGGTGGAGAATACCGCAGTGTGGCTCACCTTAAAGCACACCTTGAGTCAGAGAAGCTCATTAAGCACGAGGAATAA